The proteins below come from a single Halomonas binhaiensis genomic window:
- a CDS encoding DUF2848 domain-containing protein, with amino-acid sequence MLTFTHPNGTFSVDIEHVAIAGWAGRDQAGVQHHIDELKALGVKPPSTTPLFYRVSREMLTQQEHVQMLGDAGSGEVETCLVSDEHGRIWVTIASDHTDRALEAVGVAESKQLCAKPVARTAWPLDEVLAHWDQLQLHSEIEENDATVTYQQGTLAELLPVSALIERLPQALRNGQGLAPQSVLLCGTVPAIGGIRPSGRFQMSLIDPVLQRRIDHRYVIETLEVVA; translated from the coding sequence ATGTTGACCTTCACTCATCCGAACGGCACTTTCAGCGTAGATATCGAGCATGTTGCCATTGCCGGTTGGGCCGGCCGTGACCAGGCTGGCGTTCAGCACCACATCGACGAACTCAAGGCATTGGGCGTCAAGCCTCCTTCCACTACCCCTCTGTTCTATCGCGTCAGCCGCGAGATGCTGACGCAGCAGGAGCATGTACAGATGCTGGGAGACGCGGGTTCTGGCGAGGTCGAGACTTGCCTGGTCAGCGATGAACATGGCCGGATCTGGGTGACCATCGCCTCGGACCACACCGACCGAGCCCTGGAGGCAGTCGGTGTCGCCGAGTCAAAGCAGCTGTGTGCCAAACCTGTTGCCCGTACAGCCTGGCCACTTGATGAGGTACTTGCGCACTGGGACCAGTTGCAACTGCATAGCGAGATTGAGGAAAACGATGCAACCGTCACTTACCAGCAGGGGACTCTCGCCGAATTGCTGCCGGTTTCAGCACTCATCGAGCGCCTGCCCCAGGCATTGCGCAATGGCCAGGGCTTGGCACCGCAGAGTGTATTGCTGTGTGGCACGGTGCCTGCTATCGGAGGCATTCGCCCCAGCGGTCGCTTCCAGATGTCCTTGATCGATCCGGTTCTCCAGCGCCGAATTGATCACCGCTACGTCATTGAGACACTTGAGGTGGTGGCATGA